A single window of Colletotrichum higginsianum IMI 349063 chromosome 8, whole genome shotgun sequence DNA harbors:
- a CDS encoding Rnapii degradation factor def1, with amino-acid sequence MSEVQTRPAASRGRGSGRGGRGGFASRGGRTSGRPNGDKFDSKIDADDATAFEDQGELGELKKQYGSKAPLIKELFPDWSEQDILYALQETDGDENLAVTRIAEGTISQWGEVTKKAPRSKAKDSTTAASNIDSSSARPTRGGRSNVADAGRGRGRNTERGGRGGRGRPSNTAAPNGTRHTKDNAQPLSVPTEESNAWDTPKLDFKDAPAEDPWAPKETTEKPAAPAAAPAAAATEASKSAAPAPKTWASMLRQVAVPKPAAPKPPKQEPAPKPAEPIEPLPPVAPAAEPTPEPETEPEAQPEPATELPAEPVHEEPAPAEVPTVIEPEVVLPPSKDQLTETNLEQVVDESHPPATATVASTAADSWDPRHNAASATATPLSASQQQHQPIRPAVPTSNSGFAASAIKATTERGSRTPSYQRRVLDQEEAVRMPGNREVDRAAVQFGAFSLNEDDDIDGDREEPETRTQPPADSPVAHPRTSLPPAPQQAPVPEAIGTQKPAPGLPPPAAAAAATPTGTNASTSNVTDFANAPFSGSAGGAIPQAPASQVPQSAAAPAQPYSRFGQTGPQEPSSFPQKSIDPFTQQPNQPSASQNQFDSFPNQPSQQNQQPGGAFSSAPSEYSSYYTADQQNRPPYNYYNQPYGQQGAQAHQDSLSSQQRSFGGYNASQADNLSQYPQSGGLQNQSRYGGVTNDAQNSGHTTPNPTAQSQQAASQASQPQSHGQQSYPYNNHPYYNNAYYSNYMNYGHYGQGGYGGGPYGKGGVYGHPYGMSPQGPYDHASSPAAGFAQSSLHRADSGLSSGLGGDFGRAGSAQPGNQPGLAGSGFGGVQDTYGRGSSSFQSPAGQGFNSAAQPNNTGSANDDLKPFGDSKPGAGPSPSLGGARPGSATNTASGQTGLPPPQSGSQMSGYGGYPSHLQGHGLHGSSGYGMGGATSGQHGSAPFGSYGQQGAYGSGYYGSGNQQQRGGWGGNYH; translated from the exons ATGTCTGAGGTACAGACTCGGCCTGCCGCCTCGCGCGGCAGAGGTTCTGGACGCGGTGGAAGAGGTGGCTTCGCAAGCCGGGGCGGTCGCACTTCTGGCAGACCCAATGGCGATAAGTTCGACTCCAAGatcgatgccgacgatgcgACTGCATTTGAGGACCagggcgagctcggcgagctgaaGAAGCAGTACGGATCCAAGGCGCCCCTTATCAAGGAGCTCTTCCCCGATTGGTCTGAGCAGGACATTCTCTACGCGCTGCAAGAgacggacggcgacgagaacCTCGCCGTCACCCGCATTGCTGAAG GCACCATTTCTCAATGGGGCGAGGTGACGAAGAAGGCCCCCCGCTCCAAGGCTAAGGACTCCACGACTGCAGCCTCGAACATCGACTCATCCAGCGCCAGACCCACCCGTGGTGGTCGCAGCAATGTCGCCGATGCTGGTCGCGGCCGCGGAAGGAACACCGAGAGGGGAGGCCGTGGTGGTCGGGGCAGGCCCTCAAACACAGCAGCTCCCAACGGCACCCGGCATACCAAGGACAACGCTCAGCCGCTCTCTGTTCCCACCGAGGAGTCGAACGCGTGGGATACCCCCAAGTTGGACTTTAAGGACGCTCCCGCCGAGGACCCCTGGGCTCCCAAGGAGACCACCGAGAAGCCTGCGGCtcctgctgccgcccccgctgccgccgcgacCGAGGCTTCCAAGTCCGCTGCCCCGGCTCCCAAGACGTGGGCTAGCATGCTCCGTCAAGTAGCCGTGCCCAAGCCCGCCGCCCCTAAGCCCCCCAAGCAGGAGCCCGCCCCCAAGCCCGCCGAACCCATCGAACCTCTGCCTCCCgtcgcccccgccgccgaaccCACGCCCGAACCTGAGACCGAACCCGAGGCCCAGCCCGAGCCCGCTACCGAACTCCCCGCCGAGCCAGTCCATGAAGAACCAGCCCCTGCAGAAGTACCAACCGTCATCGAACCCGAAGTGGTTTTGCCGCCTTCCAAGGACCAACTTACTGAGACGAATCTTGAACAGGTAGTCGACGAATCGCATCCTCCTGCGACTGCTACCGTCGCGAGCACTGCCGCCGATTCTTGGGATCCTCGCCACAACGCCGCCAGCGCTACCGCGACTCCTCTCTCGGCTTCGCAACAGCAACACCAGCCCATCCGCCCTGCTGTCCCCACCTCCAACAGCGGATTCGCCGCTTCCGCCATCAAGGCCACCACCGAGCGAGGATCCCGTACCCCGAGCTACCAGcgccgcgtcctcgaccagGAGGAAGCCGTGCGCATGCCCGGCAACCGCGAGGTTGACCGCGCCGCTGTCCAGTTTGGTGCCTTCAGCCTgaacgaggacgatgacatTGATGGTGACCGTGAGGAGCCTGAGACTAGAACTCAGCCTCCTGCTGACTCTCCCGTTGCCCATCCTCGCACTTCTCTGCCTCCTGCTCCTCAGCAGGCTCCCGTCCCTGAGGCCATCGGCACCCAGAAGCCTGCTCCTGGCCTGCCCCCtcctgctgccgctgctgccgccacgCCCACCGGTACAAATGCTTCGACTAGCAACGTCACCGACTTTGCTAATGCTCCCTTTTCAGGATCCGCCGGAGGTGCCATCCCTCAGGCTCCCGCTTCTCAGG TCCCTCAGTCGGCTGCCGCCCCGGCCCAGCCTTACTCCCGCTTCGGACAGACCGGTCCCCAGGAGCCATCCTCGTTCCCTCAGAAGTCGATCGACCCCTTCACTCAGCAGCCGAACCAGCCCTCGGCTTCGCAGAACCAGTTCGACAGCTTCCCCAACCAGCCGTCGCAGCAGAACCAGCAGCCTGGTGGGGCCTTCAGCTCTGCGCCCAGCGAATACTCTTCCTACTATACCGCCGACCAACAGAACCGTCCTCCTTACAACTACTACAACCAGCCCTACGGTCAGCAGGGCGCCCAGGCCCACCAGGACAGCCTGTCTTCCCAGCAGCGATCTTTCGGCGGCTACAATGCTTCTCAGGCTGATAACCTCAGTCAATACCCTCAAAGTGGCGGGCTCCAGAACCAGTCCCGCTACGGAGGCGTCACGAACGACGCCCAGAACAGTGGACACACCACCCCGAACCCCACAGCCCAGAGCCAGCAggcagccagccaggccTCGCAGCCCCAGTCCCACGGCCAGCAGAGCTACCCCTACAACAACCACCCCTACTACAACAACGCCTACTACTCGAACTACATGAACTACGGCCACTACGGCCAGGGTGGATACGGAGGCGGTCCCTACGGCAAGGGCGGTGTCTACGGCCACCCCTACGGCATGTCGCCCCAGGGTCCCTATGATCACGCGTCCTCCCCTGCCGCTGGCTTCGCTCAATCGTCTCTGCACCGCGCCGACAGCGGCCTGAGctccggcctcggcggcgacttTGGCCGCGCCGGATCCGCCCAGCCTGGCAACCAGCCCGGtctcgccggcagcggcttCGGTGGTGTTCAGGACACCTACGGCCGCGGCTCTTCCTCGTTCCAGAGCCCAGCCGGTCAAGGATTCAACAGCGCTGCTCAGCCCAACAACACCGGTTCAGCCAACGACGACTTGAAGCCTTTCGGCGACAGCAAGCCTGGCGCGGGCCCCTCGCCTTCGCTCGGGGGTGCGCGCCCCGGCTCGGCCACGAACACGGCCTCTGGCCAGACTGGTCTGCCCCCGCCCCAGTCGGGTTCCCAGATGAGTGGCTACGGCGGCTACCCCAGCCACCTCCAGGGACACGGTCTCCACGGAAGCAGCGGCTACGGCATGGGAGGAGCCACTAGCGGCCAGCACGGCAGCGCCCCGTTCGGCTCATATGGCCAGCAGGGTGCGTACGGCAGCGGATACTACGGCAGTGgcaaccagcagcagcgcggcGGTTGGGGCGGAAACTACCACTAG
- a CDS encoding Trichothecene 3-o-acetyltransferase: MASITTVPPITLGPLDQIAPRIYVRSVFVFDVDSSFDINKALCHIAIRLQLSLMRWPFLAGQIRPAANPTQLNQLELSYDLDENRSDPLQRPDLFSYEFCRGLWGFNYEELKELDMPPSAMDKDILSLSPDHPKPGESCPPITLKVTRVDRGGLILCFSTHHAIFDGGFIKTFLEFFGNGWMDVPGIFLGELANRPSMEKHKGTNIKSTVFPEYNFTKETDLVPGMNRLTVVQVAKAPEAVCLLFKIENLTLRTLHDQALTKLRLQYGPDAFVSVVDTLSALVWVHTTRARLEHLALDDKTSFTTAADARLRLSPAFSADSWGNVYTQTSASTTVADLIQYQDTMDADSSPAIIAAAWLIRQAVNQVSAPGYIPSRIALAASLVDPTAEGVAFRRALRPDHAGLGCSVWTHMGADVDFRIPGTAGKADYVRKTWSANEGSMNIMQRRGITKGDAPWEVLLALREDDMKRMCAPTELGRWAVSWCG, encoded by the exons ATGGCTAGCATCACCACCGTCCCCCCAATCACCCTTGGGCCCCTGGACCAGATCGCGCCTCGCATCTACGTCCGATCGGTCTTCGTCTTTGACGTGGACAGCAGCTTCGACATCAACAAGGCCCTCTGCCACATCGCCATCCGCCTCCAGCTCTCTCTCATGCGGTGGCCCTTCCTGGCCGGTCAGATTCGGCCTGCCGCCAACCCGACCCAGCTGAACCAGCTCGAGCTCTCCTACGACCTCGATGAAAACCGGAGCGACCCCCTCCAGAGGCCCGACCTCTTTTCCTACGAGTTCTGCCGAGGTCTCTGGGGCTTCAACtacgaggagctcaaggagctAGACATGCCCCCCTCCGCCATGGACAAGGACATCCTCTCGCTTTCCCCCGACCACCCCAAGCCCGGCGAATCGTGTCCTCCCATCACACTCAAAGTCACTAGAGTTGACAGAGGTGGGCTGATCCTTTGCTTCTCAACCCACCATGCCATATTTGACGGTGGATTCATCAAGACTTTTCTGGAGTTCTTTGGAAACGGCTGGATGGATGTCCCAGGCATCTTTCTCGGGGAGCTTGCAA ACAGACCCAGCATGGAGAAGCACAAGGGAACCAACATTAAGAGCACGGTCTTCCCTGAGTACAACTTCACAAAGGAAACAGACCTTGTACCTGGCATGAACAGGCTCACTGTAGTCCAGGTGGCCAAGGCCCCTGAAGCAGTCTGTCTTCTCTTCAAGATTGAGAACTTGACCCTTAGAACTCTCCATGACCAGGCCCTCACAAAGCTCCGTCTTCAGTATGGCCCAGACGCCTTTGTCTCCGTGGTCGACACCCTCTCCGCCCTCGTCTGGGTCCACACCACCCGAGCGCGCCTCGAACACCTTGCCCTGGATGACAAGACCTCCTTCACCACAGCAGCAGACGCCCGCCTCCGTCTGTCCCCGGCCTTCTCCGCCGACTCATGGGGCAACGTGTACACTCAAACAAGCGCCAGCACCACTGTGGCAGACCTCATCCAGTACCAGGACACCATGGACGCAGACTCCTCGCCCGCCATCATTGCTGCGGCCTGGCTCATCCGGCAGGCCGTCAACCAGGTGTCCGCGCCGGGCTACATCCCATCGCGtatcgccctcgccgcctccctcgtcGACCCGACCGCTGAGGGAGTCGCCTTCCGCCGAGCCCTGAGGCCCGACCACGCCGGCCTGGGCTGCAGCGTCTGGACCCACATGGGTGCCGACGTCGACTTTCGCATCCCCGGTACCGCGGGGAAGGCGGACTACGTCCGCAAGACGTGGTCAGCCAACGAAGGCAGCATGAACATTATGCAGCGCCGCGGCATCACCAAGGGCGATGCACCCTGGGAGGTGCTCCTGGCCCTACGAGAGGACGACATGAAGCGGATGTGCGCCCCGACCGAGCTTGGCCGCTGGGCCGTCTCGTGGTGTGGTTGA